One genomic region from Methanocaldococcus fervens AG86 encodes:
- a CDS encoding phosphoribosylanthranilate isomerase has translation MVKVKICGITNKEDMLYISKKVHAVGVIIDVPVKTPRKISLDKALELKKYVAPFTSLVSVLMPNSIDEVLEVYNALKPNAIQLHGFESLDFVKELRNLKNNGNLNADIIKVIHIPKDEEIDFKTLLNTAKDYEKYVDAILVDTKIEKIKLEGKTHHWEVSKKLRELLEKPLILAGGLNKDNVLEAVNTVKPYAIDVSSSLEDYGGKKNLKKVDEFLEIIKKI, from the coding sequence TTGGTTAAAGTAAAAATTTGTGGAATTACCAATAAAGAAGATATGCTGTATATATCAAAAAAAGTCCATGCAGTTGGAGTTATAATAGATGTCCCAGTAAAAACCCCAAGAAAAATATCCTTAGATAAGGCATTAGAGTTAAAGAAATATGTTGCTCCATTCACCTCATTAGTTTCAGTTTTAATGCCAAATAGTATAGATGAGGTTTTGGAAGTTTATAACGCTTTAAAACCAAATGCCATACAACTACATGGATTTGAAAGCTTAGATTTTGTTAAAGAGCTAAGGAATTTAAAAAATAATGGCAATTTAAACGCTGATATTATTAAAGTTATTCATATACCTAAAGATGAAGAGATTGATTTTAAAACGTTGTTAAATACTGCTAAAGATTATGAAAAATACGTTGATGCAATTTTGGTTGATACAAAAATAGAAAAAATAAAACTTGAAGGAAAAACACACCATTGGGAAGTTTCTAAGAAGTTGAGGGAATTATTAGAAAAACCTTTAATTTTAGCAGGCGGTTTAAACAAAGACAATGTTTTAGAGGCTGTAAATACAGTTAAACCTTATGCCATTGATGTATCATCATCGTTGGAAGATTATGGAGGAAAGAAGAATTTAAAAAAAGTTGATGAGTTTTTAGAAATAATCAAAAAGATTTAA
- a CDS encoding CBS domain-containing protein: MPGNIPVLLIMREPIIVSGDISVYDVAKLMVKDDMPSVLVIRGKPNKERIGVATDEDLINKVLIKKLPPDKVKIEDIASDKLVIIPPDTPIDEALRIMRDRGVKELFIVDEKGEIIGVITENDIMKVTPEIIATLKELVDYLLKIIDEVTEDNKKLPLKEKDKEKVKIKNKAKNEG; the protein is encoded by the coding sequence ATGCCTGGAAATATTCCAGTTTTACTTATCATGAGAGAGCCAATAATAGTTAGCGGAGATATATCAGTATACGATGTAGCAAAACTTATGGTTAAAGATGATATGCCATCTGTTCTTGTAATACGTGGAAAACCTAATAAGGAACGTATTGGAGTAGCTACAGATGAAGATTTAATAAATAAAGTATTAATCAAAAAATTACCCCCAGATAAAGTTAAAATAGAAGATATTGCTTCTGATAAGTTAGTTATTATTCCACCAGATACTCCAATTGATGAAGCCTTAAGAATTATGAGAGATCGTGGAGTTAAAGAGCTGTTTATTGTAGATGAGAAAGGAGAAATTATAGGAGTGATAACTGAAAACGATATAATGAAAGTCACTCCCGAGATTATCGCTACTTTAAAAGAACTCGTAGATTACTTACTAAAAATTATCGATGAAGTTACTGAAGATAATAAAAAATTACCTCTAAAAGAGAAAGATAAAGAAAAAGTAAAAATAAAAAACAAGGCAAAAAATGAAGGCTAA
- a CDS encoding ATP-binding protein has translation MQYIYPFTAIVGQEKMKKALILNAINPKIGGVLIRGEKGTAKSTAVRALADLLPEIEVVEGCSFNCDPNGELCDICKEKKDKGGLKITKKKMKVVNLPIGATEDRVIGTLDIEKAIKEGIKALEPGILAEANRNILYIDEVNLLDDHIVDVLLDAAAMGWNIIEREGVKIKHPSRFILVGTMNPEEGELRPQILDRFGLMVDVEGLTDIKDRVEVIKRVEEFNNNPEEFYKKFEEEQNKLREKIIKAREILKDVEISDELLEFISKVCIELGIQTNRADITVVRTAKALAAYNGRTKVTLDDVKEAMELALPHRMRRKPFEPPQLNKEKLEQMINEFEQQINKNEEEKEKEEKKENNDVKKKTRIN, from the coding sequence ATGCAATATATTTATCCATTCACTGCAATCGTTGGACAGGAGAAGATGAAGAAGGCTTTAATTTTAAATGCAATAAATCCAAAGATTGGTGGAGTTTTAATTAGAGGAGAGAAGGGAACAGCAAAATCCACTGCTGTTAGAGCTTTAGCTGATTTACTTCCAGAGATTGAAGTTGTTGAAGGCTGTTCATTCAACTGCGACCCTAATGGAGAGCTGTGTGATATCTGCAAAGAAAAGAAGGATAAAGGAGGATTAAAAATAACAAAAAAGAAAATGAAAGTTGTTAATCTTCCAATAGGGGCTACTGAAGATAGAGTTATTGGAACTTTAGATATAGAGAAAGCAATAAAAGAAGGAATTAAAGCATTGGAGCCAGGTATTTTGGCAGAGGCAAATAGAAACATCCTATACATTGATGAAGTTAATTTGTTAGATGACCATATAGTTGATGTTCTATTGGATGCTGCAGCAATGGGGTGGAATATTATTGAAAGGGAAGGAGTTAAGATAAAGCATCCTTCAAGATTCATATTAGTTGGAACTATGAACCCTGAAGAAGGAGAGCTGAGACCTCAAATTTTAGATAGGTTTGGTTTAATGGTTGATGTTGAGGGATTAACTGATATTAAGGATAGAGTAGAGGTTATAAAGAGAGTTGAAGAATTTAATAATAATCCAGAGGAATTTTACAAAAAATTTGAAGAAGAGCAAAATAAATTAAGAGAGAAGATAATTAAAGCGAGAGAAATTTTAAAAGATGTTGAGATTAGCGATGAACTCTTAGAATTTATATCTAAAGTTTGTATTGAATTGGGAATTCAAACCAATAGGGCGGATATAACGGTTGTTAGAACTGCTAAGGCGTTGGCAGCCTACAACGGAAGAACAAAGGTAACTTTGGATGATGTTAAAGAGGCGATGGAGTTAGCTCTTCCACATAGAATGAGGAGAAAACCGTTTGAACCACCACAATTAAATAAGGAAAAATTAGAGCAGATGATTAATGAATTTGAGCAACAAATAAATAAAAATGAAGAAGAGAAAGAAAAAGAGGAAAAAAAGGAAAATAATGACGTAAAAAAAAAAACAAGAATAAATTAA
- a CDS encoding vWA domain-containing protein: protein MRGRYIKFKPANDKIVDIAFDATFRRAAIHQKKRREKANKKLAIYLEREDIVEKVRQRKISSHILFVVDASGSMGAMKRMEAAKGAIISLLLDAYQKRNKIGMIAFRKDRAELILPFTSSVELGEKLLKDLPTGGKTPLADAFIKSYEVFDREIRKNPNIIPIMIVISDFKPNVAVKGDYIKEVFDACEKIVEKGINVVLIDTEPQSFIKIGIGKEIADRFGFKYYKIEELSKDKLLDICKGFVEY, encoded by the coding sequence ATGAGAGGGAGATACATTAAATTTAAACCTGCAAATGATAAAATCGTTGATATTGCCTTTGATGCAACATTTAGAAGAGCCGCTATTCACCAAAAAAAGAGAAGAGAGAAAGCAAATAAAAAATTAGCTATATATTTGGAGAGAGAAGACATCGTCGAGAAAGTTAGGCAGAGGAAGATATCTTCCCACATATTGTTTGTTGTAGATGCAAGTGGTTCAATGGGAGCTATGAAAAGGATGGAAGCCGCTAAAGGGGCTATAATATCCCTACTCTTAGATGCTTATCAAAAAAGGAATAAAATTGGAATGATTGCATTTAGAAAAGATAGGGCTGAGCTTATTTTACCTTTTACATCTTCAGTAGAGCTTGGGGAAAAACTACTAAAAGATTTACCAACAGGGGGAAAAACTCCTTTAGCTGATGCGTTTATAAAAAGTTATGAGGTTTTTGATAGGGAAATAAGGAAAAATCCTAATATTATCCCAATAATGATTGTGATAAGTGATTTTAAACCAAATGTGGCTGTTAAAGGAGATTACATTAAAGAGGTTTTTGATGCATGTGAGAAGATAGTTGAAAAAGGAATTAACGTTGTATTAATTGACACAGAACCACAATCCTTTATAAAAATTGGAATTGGAAAAGAAATAGCTGATAGATTTGGATTTAAATATTACAAAATAGAAGAATTGAGCAAAGATAAGCTCTTGGATATTTGTAAGGGTTTTGTAGAATATTAG
- the cobN gene encoding cobaltochelatase subunit CobN: MVKIGFVSTVDSDDLVFEETYKEVKKYSIEFKILDYKCSREEFKEFLEFIKDANIVFTKLMGGNNVFKYYNELAEFCKKHNIPFLPLPTVSEVHPDLEKDRTVDDEVKNKVFKYLGYEGIYNYKNLLLYLANKFGNLDIKYDEPKPMPWQGIYYKRKYFETLNDYLKELKTDLNKPVIGILFYRNWFVANNIDYVDDLIEIIEKKGGIPIAVFCSHLKNELGSIGTLETFKRYFYKDGKPIIHALINTTMFTLSMGVKAELLKDEPEFLKELNVPILQGIISTGFIEDWKNSVSGLNPIDLIIGMAMPEFDGAIIHFPIGGKEKIKDGDVGVPIIKYKSIRDRAEKIVDLALKYANLKLKQNKDKKIAIIFHNYPPRNDKIASAFGLDSPESVVNILKEMKKRGFIVDEIPENGTELIKKMLNYATNDKRFLTEEMIKKAVGKVKKEDYEKWFNSLPEKVKKELIKNWGEIPGEVMNFNNRLIIPGIINGNVFISVQPPRGFGENPSATYHSPDLPPTHYYIAFYKWIKDVFKADAIMHIGKHGNLEWLPGKSIGLSNECYPDICMELPNIYPFIVNNPGEGTQAKRRAYATIISHLIPPMTMSELYEDLAELEKNIDDYYETENKEKKEFLKKEILNKIKELKLDEDLLDGKNIDEEINDKNFEKLLNKIHDYLEVLKNRQINDGLHIMGVSLEGDRLINMLFMIVRYQFNYLEILSEILGYDWKELNENKGKNHKILDKINEIGLNLLKEYMKYNFDENKIDELKTVKINSKLKEVLKTVSEIYKNLMRVDEEIINAVNALEGFYIPPKVAGAPTKDINCLPTGRNFYSCNPQEIPTKSAYEMGKILAEQLIEKYLKEEGKYPEYIGVIVWGSPTMRTKGDDIGEILYLLGVKPVWNKMGRVVGLEVIPLEELKRPRIDVTLRVSGLFRDAFPNVIELIDEAIRIVANLDEPDEMNFVKKHYKDEVEEKIKKGIDEENAKKTSLFRIFSDKPGCYGAGVSHLIDEKNWKSIEDFAKVYVEWGGYAYGKGIYGVEAKDEFINRLSKIELTVKNEDSQEWDIFEGDDFNSYHGGLIAAVTHFSGKKPVSYVGDTSNPNNVRTKHLKEEGKEIFRTKIMNPKWIEGMKRHGYKGASDFSKYIDNMFAWDATSDIIDDWMYEKIAEKYVFDKEMEEFFKENNPYALLNITERLLEAIERGMWNAEDEMKEKLRKKYLEIEGMVEEKL, encoded by the coding sequence ATGGTAAAGATAGGTTTTGTTTCAACGGTTGATAGTGATGACTTAGTTTTTGAGGAGACATACAAAGAGGTTAAAAAATACAGCATTGAATTTAAAATATTGGATTATAAATGTAGCAGAGAAGAGTTTAAAGAATTTTTAGAATTTATCAAAGATGCAAATATTGTTTTTACAAAACTTATGGGAGGAAATAATGTATTTAAATATTACAACGAATTGGCTGAGTTTTGTAAAAAACATAACATCCCATTTTTACCCCTACCAACAGTATCAGAGGTTCATCCGGATTTAGAGAAGGATAGAACTGTAGATGATGAGGTAAAAAATAAAGTCTTCAAATATTTGGGTTATGAAGGCATCTACAACTATAAAAATCTCCTTCTATATTTGGCAAATAAGTTTGGAAATTTGGATATAAAATATGATGAGCCAAAACCAATGCCTTGGCAGGGAATTTATTACAAACGAAAGTATTTTGAAACTTTGAATGATTACTTAAAAGAGTTGAAAACAGATTTAAATAAACCAGTTATAGGAATCCTATTTTATAGAAATTGGTTTGTGGCAAACAATATTGATTATGTTGATGATTTAATTGAAATCATTGAGAAAAAGGGAGGGATTCCAATAGCTGTTTTTTGTTCCCATTTAAAGAATGAACTCGGCTCTATAGGAACTTTGGAGACATTTAAAAGATATTTCTATAAGGATGGAAAGCCAATAATCCATGCTTTAATAAACACTACCATGTTCACACTATCAATGGGGGTTAAGGCAGAGTTGTTAAAGGATGAACCAGAGTTTTTAAAGGAGTTGAATGTTCCAATACTGCAGGGAATTATATCAACTGGATTTATTGAAGATTGGAAAAATTCAGTTTCTGGCTTAAATCCAATTGATTTGATAATAGGAATGGCGATGCCAGAGTTTGATGGAGCTATAATACACTTTCCAATTGGTGGAAAGGAAAAGATAAAAGATGGGGATGTTGGAGTTCCAATTATTAAATATAAATCAATAAGAGATAGAGCTGAGAAGATAGTCGATTTAGCTCTAAAATATGCAAATCTAAAATTAAAGCAAAATAAAGATAAAAAAATAGCCATAATATTCCACAACTACCCTCCAAGAAATGATAAAATAGCAAGTGCGTTTGGTTTGGATAGTCCAGAGAGTGTTGTAAATATTTTGAAGGAGATGAAAAAGAGGGGCTTTATAGTCGATGAAATTCCAGAAAATGGAACTGAGTTGATAAAAAAGATGCTGAACTATGCAACAAACGATAAGAGGTTTTTAACTGAGGAGATGATAAAAAAAGCTGTAGGTAAAGTTAAAAAAGAAGATTATGAAAAGTGGTTCAACTCTCTACCTGAAAAGGTTAAAAAAGAATTAATAAAAAATTGGGGAGAAATTCCAGGAGAAGTTATGAACTTTAATAACCGCTTAATAATTCCCGGAATAATCAACGGAAATGTCTTTATCTCAGTTCAGCCACCAAGAGGATTTGGAGAAAATCCTTCAGCCACATATCACTCTCCAGATTTACCTCCAACTCACTACTATATAGCATTTTATAAATGGATTAAGGATGTTTTTAAGGCAGATGCAATTATGCACATAGGAAAACACGGAAACTTAGAATGGCTTCCTGGGAAGTCTATCGGCTTATCTAATGAATGCTATCCCGACATCTGTATGGAACTTCCAAACATCTATCCATTTATCGTAAATAACCCTGGAGAAGGAACTCAGGCGAAGAGGAGAGCTTATGCAACAATCATAAGCCATTTAATACCTCCAATGACTATGTCTGAGCTTTATGAGGATTTAGCAGAGTTAGAAAAGAATATAGATGATTATTATGAAACAGAAAATAAAGAGAAAAAAGAATTTTTAAAGAAAGAGATTTTAAATAAGATTAAAGAGCTAAAATTGGATGAAGATTTGTTGGATGGAAAAAATATAGATGAGGAAATTAATGACAAAAACTTTGAAAAACTTTTAAACAAAATCCACGATTACTTAGAGGTTTTGAAAAATAGGCAGATAAACGATGGATTACACATAATGGGAGTCTCTTTGGAAGGAGATAGATTAATTAACATGCTCTTTATGATTGTTAGATACCAATTTAACTACTTAGAGATTTTATCTGAAATTTTGGGATACGATTGGAAAGAATTGAATGAAAATAAAGGTAAAAATCACAAAATATTGGACAAAATAAATGAAATTGGATTGAATTTGTTAAAGGAATATATGAAATACAACTTTGATGAAAATAAAATTGATGAGTTAAAAACAGTAAAAATAAACTCAAAATTAAAAGAGGTTTTAAAAACTGTATCAGAAATTTATAAAAACCTAATGAGGGTTGATGAAGAGATTATAAATGCAGTAAATGCATTGGAGGGCTTTTACATTCCTCCAAAAGTTGCTGGAGCTCCAACTAAAGATATAAACTGCCTACCTACTGGAAGAAACTTCTATTCATGCAATCCACAGGAGATTCCTACAAAGTCAGCCTATGAAATGGGAAAAATATTGGCTGAGCAGTTGATTGAGAAATATTTAAAGGAAGAAGGGAAGTATCCAGAGTATATAGGCGTTATTGTCTGGGGCTCCCCAACTATGAGGACAAAAGGGGATGATATAGGGGAGATTTTATATTTGTTAGGAGTTAAGCCGGTCTGGAATAAGATGGGAAGAGTTGTTGGCTTAGAGGTTATTCCTTTAGAAGAATTAAAAAGACCGAGAATTGACGTTACTTTAAGAGTTTCTGGGTTGTTTAGGGATGCATTCCCAAATGTTATTGAGCTTATAGACGAAGCTATAAGAATTGTTGCTAATTTAGATGAGCCGGATGAAATGAACTTTGTAAAAAAACATTATAAAGATGAGGTTGAAGAAAAGATAAAGAAAGGGATTGATGAAGAAAATGCTAAAAAAACATCTTTGTTTAGGATATTCAGCGATAAACCGGGATGTTACGGAGCTGGAGTTTCCCATTTAATAGATGAGAAAAACTGGAAATCAATAGAGGATTTTGCTAAAGTGTATGTAGAATGGGGAGGCTACGCTTATGGAAAGGGCATCTATGGAGTTGAGGCTAAGGACGAGTTTATAAATAGGTTATCTAAGATTGAGCTTACAGTTAAAAATGAAGATAGCCAAGAATGGGATATATTTGAAGGAGATGACTTCAACAGTTATCATGGGGGTTTAATTGCCGCTGTAACTCACTTTTCAGGGAAGAAACCAGTTAGCTATGTTGGAGATACGTCAAATCCAAACAATGTAAGAACCAAACATTTAAAAGAGGAAGGTAAAGAGATATTTAGAACAAAGATAATGAATCCAAAGTGGATTGAAGGAATGAAAAGGCATGGGTACAAAGGGGCTTCAGATTTCTCAAAGTATATAGATAATATGTTTGCATGGGATGCCACTTCAGATATAATAGATGATTGGATGTACGAAAAGATAGCTGAAAAATATGTTTTTGATAAGGAAATGGAAGAATTCTTCAAAGAAAACAATCCTTATGCTTTATTAAATATAACTGAAAGGTTGTTAGAAGCTATAGAAAGAGGAATGTGGAACGCTGAGGATGAGATGAAAGAAAAGCTTAGAAAAAAATATTTGGAAATAGAGGGAATGGTTGAAGAAAAACTCTAA
- a CDS encoding radical SAM protein has translation MKYLILKITNRCNLNCIYCYVNNKDNKDMDFKTAKNAIDYLLSLDNKIKIQFTGGEPLLNFKLIEKVVDYCDNLNANISYAIQTNGTLITKKIAKRIKELDIKVGVSIDGLEINDILRPYKNRKSSTLDTLKGLYILKSYNIPFGITAVVTNKNLPYLEDFVKYLIAFGVKSISFDLLKPKKREYLNLMPDIKEFNKLLGKLKVYPIYIKNLQKRPKNKYCYLNSGDLLFVNEFGDIYLCPTLEGFLCLGNINKDKVKLPKIECNKCYAREFLIKNVKNI, from the coding sequence ATGAAATATTTGATATTGAAGATAACAAATAGATGTAATTTGAACTGCATTTATTGCTATGTAAATAACAAAGATAACAAAGATATGGATTTTAAAACAGCTAAAAACGCTATAGATTATCTACTAAGCTTAGATAATAAAATAAAGATACAATTCACTGGAGGGGAGCCGTTATTAAATTTTAAGTTAATAGAAAAAGTTGTTGATTACTGTGATAATCTCAACGCTAATATTAGCTATGCAATTCAAACAAACGGAACTTTGATAACTAAAAAAATAGCTAAAAGGATTAAAGAGCTTGATATAAAAGTTGGGGTTAGTATAGATGGATTGGAGATAAATGATATTTTAAGACCTTACAAAAATAGAAAATCATCAACGTTAGATACTTTAAAGGGATTATATATTTTAAAATCTTACAATATCCCTTTTGGCATAACAGCAGTGGTAACAAATAAAAATTTGCCTTATTTAGAAGATTTTGTTAAATATTTGATAGCGTTTGGTGTAAAAAGTATAAGTTTTGATTTATTAAAGCCAAAGAAAAGAGAGTATTTAAATTTAATGCCAGATATTAAGGAGTTTAACAAATTATTGGGGAAGTTAAAAGTTTATCCAATTTATATAAAGAATTTACAAAAAAGACCTAAAAATAAATACTGCTATCTAAACTCTGGAGATTTGTTATTTGTTAATGAATTTGGAGACATTTACTTATGCCCAACTTTAGAAGGTTTTTTATGCTTAGGAAATATAAACAAAGATAAAGTTAAATTGCCAAAAATTGAATGTAATAAATGCTATGCACGGGAATTTTTAATAAAAAATGTTAAAAATATTTAG
- a CDS encoding class I SAM-dependent methyltransferase, translating into MKFDSAKIENLVENSFEMNNNVSALEEIISEVVNDIVPSETKLKKKIEMIDSTVEYLNYELLVTFIKQGVEFGIFPIIAKYHPKLEEIPSLVKYPNKQFILDYIKTALKLGILKYDDDKIKINDDFELTIKMPKFDKIISDYVMKYNFITHVSRYALISYNHPKIAISFKKDPDIWDMILSSPYYAFCREIASDYLKIGGEDYILDVGCGSRSPKYFMDIVYPKGYYMGVDISKGLLQIAESRIKRLYHDSYDLKNIDFNEVIPKEKYDYVICTHTMKYAPSLKQFLNNMVSSIYSGGKIFISEEFIVGKNENIYKDVFEFYNRLNKRFVGYYSEKDIVDALKSLGYEFKIDRLGNGILVIEKS; encoded by the coding sequence ATGAAATTTGATTCAGCAAAAATTGAAAATTTGGTTGAAAATTCTTTTGAAATGAATAATAACGTGTCAGCATTGGAAGAAATCATTAGTGAAGTCGTAAACGACATAGTTCCATCAGAGACAAAACTAAAAAAGAAAATAGAAATGATTGATAGTACTGTAGAGTATTTAAACTATGAATTGCTTGTTACATTCATAAAACAGGGTGTAGAGTTTGGTATCTTCCCAATAATTGCAAAGTATCATCCAAAACTTGAAGAAATTCCATCATTAGTTAAATACCCAAATAAACAGTTTATCCTCGACTATATAAAAACAGCTCTAAAATTAGGAATTTTAAAATACGATGACGATAAAATTAAAATAAACGACGATTTTGAGCTAACTATAAAAATGCCAAAATTTGATAAAATCATTAGCGATTATGTAATGAAATATAATTTTATAACCCATGTGTCAAGATACGCTCTAATAAGCTACAATCATCCAAAGATTGCCATAAGCTTTAAAAAAGACCCTGATATTTGGGATATGATATTAAGTAGCCCATATTATGCATTTTGCAGAGAGATTGCGAGTGATTATTTAAAGATCGGGGGGGAGGATTACATATTAGATGTTGGATGTGGTTCAAGATCTCCTAAATACTTTATGGATATAGTGTATCCAAAAGGTTACTACATGGGAGTTGATATATCCAAAGGGCTCTTACAGATTGCAGAAAGTAGGATTAAAAGGCTATATCATGACTCATATGACCTTAAAAATATAGATTTCAATGAAGTAATTCCTAAAGAAAAATATGATTATGTCATATGCACACATACAATGAAATACGCTCCATCTTTAAAGCAGTTTTTAAATAATATGGTATCTTCCATATACAGTGGTGGAAAAATATTCATTTCAGAGGAGTTTATAGTTGGCAAAAATGAAAATATTTACAAAGATGTTTTTGAATTTTACAATAGATTGAATAAGAGATTTGTAGGATATTATTCAGAGAAAGATATCGTAGATGCTCTTAAATCATTAGGATATGAGTTTAAAATAGATAGATTGGGTAATGGAATTTTAGTTATCGAGAAGAGCTAA
- a CDS encoding helix-turn-helix domain-containing protein produces the protein MSLVFIDPMIIRSLNKSKLRKKILYLLYNMYPYGTYLSEISRKVKSDPSNVLGCLKGMNGRYNGHFSLIELGLVECIERGGMKIYKLTDYGKKIVETLKDQDSDIIESLRW, from the coding sequence ATGAGCTTAGTGTTTATAGATCCTATGATTATCCGATCGCTAAATAAAAGTAAGTTAAGAAAAAAGATTCTGTATCTGCTTTATAATATGTATCCCTATGGCACTTATCTCTCAGAAATATCAAGAAAGGTTAAATCCGACCCAAGTAATGTACTTGGATGCCTAAAAGGTATGAATGGACGATATAATGGTCATTTTTCCCTTATAGAATTAGGTTTGGTTGAATGTATAGAAAGGGGAGGGATGAAAATCTACAAACTAACAGATTACGGGAAGAAGATAGTTGAAACCCTAAAAGACCAAGATAGTGATATTATAGAATCTTTAAGGTGGTAA
- the flaK gene encoding preflagellin peptidase FlaK, translated as MINFAVGAIGLLIASIYDLKCREIEDYIWISMVIFGFLYSGCLSFVFHDSIYVFQSFVGFIVCFFLGFFMFLLGMGGGDGKLLMGIGALVPKYGMPIYTPLGIILNYHPYIPSFPIMVIINAIFFSIVIPIIVFLKNIIRGVKPKTKKEFMCMFLGEKMRVSEAMKKERLILGNQENLKLLPSAEEDYNFSNFDENEEIWVTPAIPFVVPMFLSYLITPIIGDKIIDVVLSLFGL; from the coding sequence ATGATAAATTTCGCTGTTGGGGCAATAGGATTGTTGATAGCTTCAATTTATGATTTGAAATGTAGGGAGATTGAGGATTATATTTGGATTTCAATGGTTATTTTTGGATTTTTGTATAGTGGATGCTTATCATTTGTTTTTCACGATTCGATATATGTTTTTCAGTCTTTTGTTGGGTTTATAGTTTGTTTCTTTTTAGGATTTTTCATGTTTCTGTTGGGTATGGGTGGTGGAGATGGAAAGCTATTAATGGGAATTGGAGCGTTGGTCCCAAAATATGGTATGCCAATATACACGCCATTGGGTATAATTTTAAATTATCATCCTTATATTCCATCTTTTCCAATAATGGTGATTATTAATGCAATATTTTTCTCCATAGTAATTCCAATAATTGTATTTCTAAAAAATATCATTAGAGGGGTTAAGCCGAAAACAAAAAAAGAATTTATGTGCATGTTCCTTGGAGAAAAAATGAGAGTTTCTGAAGCTATGAAAAAAGAGAGGCTTATTCTTGGAAATCAGGAGAATTTGAAATTATTGCCGAGTGCTGAAGAGGATTATAATTTTTCAAATTTTGATGAAAATGAGGAAATTTGGGTGACTCCAGCGATACCATTTGTTGTGCCAATGTTTTTATCTTATCTCATAACGCCGATTATTGGAGATAAAATTATTGATGTTGTTTTATCTCTTTTCGGCCTTTAA